The Verrucomicrobiales bacterium DNA window GCCCAATGAAACAACCGAGCTCGCAGTCACTAGGCGGGGCGTCCAGTCAGTAAACCCACAACACATTCGAACACGAGGAGGCAATGGGACCGATCTCTCCACCAAGCGAGTCGCTGTAGTTGGCTGCGGCTCTCTAGGCGGCTACGTAGCCCACATGCTAGCTCGGATGGGCGTCGGACATCTCCTCCTGATAGACAATGACACGCTCAGTTGGGACAACGCAGGGCGCCATGTTTTAGGTGGCCTGCAGGTTGGAACTAGGAAAGCAGAAGCGCTTCGAAAACTTCTTCAGATGGAGTCACCACACCTCGACATCGTTCATCTGAATTCGGACATCCGGAAGCTGCTTTCGATCACTCCCTCACAGCTAGAAGGGGTGGACCTGGTCGTTTCTACTATGGGTGTGTGGGAGGTAGAATACGATCTGAACTATTGGGCGCGCCGCACCGTCAATCCACTCCCTGTAGTCTTCGCATGGATAGAACAGCAGGGCCTTGCGGGTCACGCCTTGCTCGTACACCCGCTGGAAGGAGGATGCCTGGCCTGTGGCTGCAATGAGTGGGGTGAGTTCAAGCTCAGTGTCACGGACCCTGAGATCGTCAGCCAGGTTGCAGGCCGTGGATGCAGCGGTTTCTATCAACCTTACGGGGTAGCGGAGATGATGCCAACCGCCTCAATGACTGTAAAATTAGTCGCCGATACACTTGTTGCTCGTTGCAGGGAATCAGAGCTCCGTACTTACCTCGGTCCAAAGGAAGAATTTGACAGACATGGACTGATCGCGCGGTCTCCGTGGGACGCTATGATCCAAGCCTCACCCCACGGCAAGTTCCATAGCCAGTCGTGGGCTGTGGCGCGGGAGTGTTTAATCGGCCGTTAAAATGGACTGGGAACGCGCAATCCAAGCAGGCATCGAGTTCCGAACAGGACCCGGGAATGAGATCCTTCGTATTGAGCCTCGAGCGCTTGCGACATTTGAACGTTACCGCCAACTCAGACCTACGGACCCAGAGGCTGGAGGGATGCTGCTAGCCAGCATCGAAACCAATTTCGTCCGCATCGCCCGGGCCACGGAGCCAGAAACACAAGACAAGCGGACCCGGTTGTCATTCCGGCCCGCCCTTGGACCTCAGCAACGCACCATCGACAGAGAGTTCAGCGCTGGGCTTCATTTTATCGGCGAATGGCACACGCACCCCGAACCATGCCCGGTGCCCTCACAAGTCGATGTTTGTTCCATGAACGACTGTTTTCGGTTATCCAAACATCAGCTCGCTGGTTTGGTAATGATTATTATCGGGACAGAGCGGTCTATGAAAGGTCTATGGATCAGTATCCACACCGACGACGCTTACCATCGACTCGTCACATCCGGTCCCATTACCCCTATCACACCAGAATCCTCCGAGGGCTAGATCATGTCCACCACTCCAAACTTTATCGAAGCCCTGATCAGCCAGATACCGGCGCTGCAGACGTTGCAACAACTGGGGTTCACCTATCTCACTCCTGAGGAATGCAACGAACAGCGGAGGAAGCGACTGGGGCGGGTGTTGCTGGAGGACATACTTGCAGGACAGCTCCGTCGCCTGAACAGAATCCACTTTAAGGGGCAAGAGTTGCCATTTTCGGAGGACAACATCGCCAAAGCTGTCGAAGTCTTACGGGATATCCCCTTCGAAGGCCTCGTGCGCACGAGTGAAAAAGTCTATGATTTGCTCACCCTAGGTAAAAGCCTCGACCAGACTATCGGTAGCGAGACGAAGGGATTCACGGTCCGATACATCGACTGGCAGAACCCTCGCAACAACGTTTTCCACGTCACAGCCGAGTTTGAGGTAGAGCGGACGGGGAGCAAAGAGCCGCGTCGCCCGGATATCGTGTGCTTCGTGAACGGCATCCCGTTGGTGGTCATCGAGTGCAAGCGCCCAGACGAAAAGGATTCGCTGCAACAGGCCATGAACCAGCAGATCCGAAACTGGAAAGGGGACGAGATCCCCCAGCTCTTCCTCTACATCCAGCTCGTGGTGGCTTTGAACAAGAATGAGGCCAGTTTCGCTACCACCGGTGCGCCCCTGAAGTTCTGGGCCAAGTGGAAGGAAATGCAGGATGTCAAAGCCCAGGTCCGAGCGGTGGTGAACAGCCCCCTGCGCGCGGAGGACTACCGAAAACTCTTCACCGGCCCCTTTGCTCTGGCGCGGGAAACCTTTGAGCAACAGATGCTGCACGAGCGTGAGCCCACGGCGCAGGATTACTTACTCTGGTCGCTCTGTCGGCCGGAACGGCTCATTGAGTTAGCCCGGCAGTTCATCCTCTATGACGAAGGCGGTGCAGTGAAAAAAATCGCCCGCTACCAGCAATACTTCGCCATCAAGGCCACGCTGGAACGGGTGCGGCAACGGGATGCTCAGGGACGGCGCAAAGGCGGAGTCATCTGGCAGACCCAGGGAAGCGGGAAGTCACTAGCAATGGTGCTCCTTGGAAAGGCGCTGGCCATGGAGCCGTCCATCCCCAACCCGCGGATCGTGATCGTTACGGATCGCATCGACCTCGACGAGCAGATCACCAAGACCTTTCATCAATGTGGCAAGGAGCCTCAACAGGCGAAGACCGGGGCGCACTTGATCGAACTGCTCAAAGACGAGCGAGTGAGTGTCATCACTACAGTGCTGTTCAAGTTCGAGACGGCTGCCAAGGCCGCACGCGAGCTGCATCGCCTCAAAGATGACATCTTTGTGCTCGTGGACGAAAGCCATCGAAGTCAATACGGGGACGCGAACATCCAGATGCAGAAGGCGCTGCCGAACGCATGCTACATCGGGTTCACCGGCACGCCGCTGATGAAGGCGGAGAAAAGCACGGCCACCAAGTTCGGTGGATTCATTGAGCCAGCCTATACCATCCGCGACGCGGTGGCAGATCAAGCGGTGGTTCCACTGCTCTACGAGGGCCGTCACATCGTGCAGAAGGTGAATCAGAAACCAGTGGACGCGATGTTTGAGGCCATGAGCGAGGGCTTGACCCACGAACAGAAGGCCGATCTGAAGCGAAAGTTCTCAGCCCGCGACGAGATTAACTGCCTCCAAAGCCGCCTCTACCTAATCGCGTGGGATGTGTCCCAACATTTCTCGAAGCAGTGGAAAGGAACGGGCTTCAAGGGTCAGATCACGGCACCAGGCAAGAAGGAAGCGCTGTTGTTGAAGGCATACTTTGACCAGTTCGGCAAGGTGAGCACCGAGGTCATTATCTCCGGTCCTGGCGAGATCGAGAATCCTGA harbors:
- a CDS encoding Mov34/MPN/PAD-1 family protein; this translates as MLLASIETNFVRIARATEPETQDKRTRLSFRPALGPQQRTIDREFSAGLHFIGEWHTHPEPCPVPSQVDVCSMNDCFRLSKHQLAGLVMIIIGTERSMKGLWISIHTDDAYHRLVTSGPITPITPESSEG
- a CDS encoding type I restriction endonuclease subunit R, translating into MSTTPNFIEALISQIPALQTLQQLGFTYLTPEECNEQRRKRLGRVLLEDILAGQLRRLNRIHFKGQELPFSEDNIAKAVEVLRDIPFEGLVRTSEKVYDLLTLGKSLDQTIGSETKGFTVRYIDWQNPRNNVFHVTAEFEVERTGSKEPRRPDIVCFVNGIPLVVIECKRPDEKDSLQQAMNQQIRNWKGDEIPQLFLYIQLVVALNKNEASFATTGAPLKFWAKWKEMQDVKAQVRAVVNSPLRAEDYRKLFTGPFALARETFEQQMLHEREPTAQDYLLWSLCRPERLIELARQFILYDEGGAVKKIARYQQYFAIKATLERVRQRDAQGRRKGGVIWQTQGSGKSLAMVLLGKALAMEPSIPNPRIVIVTDRIDLDEQITKTFHQCGKEPQQAKTGAHLIELLKDERVSVITTVLFKFETAAKAARELHRLKDDIFVLVDESHRSQYGDANIQMQKALPNACYIGFTGTPLMKAEKSTATKFGGFIEPAYTIRDAVADQAVVPLLYEGRHIVQKVNQKPVDAMFEAMSEGLTHEQKADLKRKFSARDEINCLQSRLYLIAWDVSQHFSKQWKGTGFKGQITAPGKKEALLLKAYFDQFGKVSTEVIISGPGEIENPEDHSTAEKEESVEVFWKAMMTKYGTEKEYNRRIIDAFKKAEDPEILIVVDKLLTGFDAPRNVVLYIARSLSGHTLLQAIARVNRLHPGKDYGYIIDYYGVVTELYDALELYSSLEGKFDAEDLEGTLTNIADEIKTLPSLHDALWDLFKAVKNKSDEESFELALEPKEHREDFYTRLWRFSRVLRMACSSIHWVTATPAEQAQRYKSDAAFFQKLRASVKLRYAEEIDYRDYEKQIQKMLNTYVQAEEVIQVVEPVNIFQREAFAAEVDKAKSPRAKADTIANRTKKTITEKMEEDPFFYRKLSALLQQAIEDYKAERISEAQYLEKVTAVMEQVRVGTREGIPSVLHQSDLARAYFGALKEHMMDGSSGEDALRETAPPYRANADREKTANVPSEFLADLACKIEGRINEHAVVRWRDSQDAQNRMRNDLDDLLFQAQQERGLNLSYSQMDAIIEAILRISRNRSDV
- a CDS encoding ThiF family adenylyltransferase — its product is MASVFEQRFEWAAAKAAQRLLELFPEAGEIHVDGYPRAWEIVLETGIGNVAAELLLLESFPSSLPKIRVKPISDFRFVIPHVEEDGSLCLTTNAAASQISAPEAAIDHVINYSKTLLESPKDTDFEQEFFSYWRRNAGEGGDVLVLTPDAEIPKQAYYLHDGAQRMIAEDRLKLKEWCKRAGKPETPLHAIKRLKRVDLTDRLLPRKFPKTLEELLQLLEPENRTLTESIRSHVTRKTGEFLIPLRIPTSSGFIDAAVSFTANGGSGKKEIVRGFRKGTVPWEVLSLRAPNETTELAVTRRGVQSVNPQHIRTRGGNGTDLSTKRVAVVGCGSLGGYVAHMLARMGVGHLLLIDNDTLSWDNAGRHVLGGLQVGTRKAEALRKLLQMESPHLDIVHLNSDIRKLLSITPSQLEGVDLVVSTMGVWEVEYDLNYWARRTVNPLPVVFAWIEQQGLAGHALLVHPLEGGCLACGCNEWGEFKLSVTDPEIVSQVAGRGCSGFYQPYGVAEMMPTASMTVKLVADTLVARCRESELRTYLGPKEEFDRHGLIARSPWDAMIQASPHGKFHSQSWAVARECLIGR